One window of the Tsuneonella deserti genome contains the following:
- a CDS encoding VirB3 family type IV secretion system protein, with protein MTTGLHHVEGFEVPIHASLGSPILLGGAPRGLAIVNGTLAAAVGLGLQQWLAGLALWAVGHSLAVFAARRDPDFAPVLLRHLRQKGYLAC; from the coding sequence GTGACCACCGGCTTGCATCATGTCGAAGGCTTCGAGGTGCCGATCCACGCCAGCCTCGGTTCGCCCATCCTGCTGGGCGGGGCGCCGCGCGGCCTGGCGATCGTCAACGGCACGCTCGCCGCGGCGGTCGGCCTCGGCCTGCAGCAATGGCTGGCCGGGCTTGCCTTGTGGGCCGTGGGCCACAGCCTCGCGGTCTTCGCCGCGCGGCGCGATCCCGATTTCGCCCCCGTGCTGCTGCGGCACCTCCGCCAGAAGGGATACCTGGCATGCTAG
- a CDS encoding TrbC/VirB2 family protein has protein sequence MSLRPNLLAGLALGLATTLAEPAWAGGSGMPWEQPLEQVLESVQGPVAKIIAVIIIIVTGLTLAFGETAGGFRRLIQIIFGLSIAFAASSFFLSFFSFGGGALVA, from the coding sequence ATGTCCTTACGCCCCAACCTTCTCGCCGGCCTTGCCCTCGGTCTGGCGACAACGCTTGCCGAACCCGCCTGGGCCGGTGGCTCCGGCATGCCCTGGGAGCAGCCGCTCGAGCAGGTCCTGGAATCGGTGCAGGGGCCGGTCGCCAAGATCATCGCGGTGATCATCATCATCGTCACCGGCCTGACGCTCGCGTTCGGCGAGACGGCCGGCGGCTTTCGTCGCCTGATCCAGATCATCTTCGGCCTGTCGATCGCCTTCGCGGCGTCGAGCTTCTTCCTCTCCTTCTTCAGCTTCGGCGGCGGGGCGCTCGTCGCGTGA